One window of the candidate division KSB1 bacterium genome contains the following:
- a CDS encoding RluA family pseudouridine synthase, whose product MPSAFTVRDLTGRKRRIEILYEDEHLLALNKPAPLLTLPDRWDPKRPNLLRLLQEARGDDSVFVVHRLDAGTSGVIVFAKTREAHRLLCHQFESRQVKRLYEAIVIGNVEKDRGRILKPIAPHPKKPGLVIVSARGKEAITDYEVIERFVGYTYLRLRPRTGRAHQLRVHLQAIGHPIATDPDYGGRQSLYLSEFKGGFVLDEGEEERPFIARPSLHARLLGLKHPATGKRLDLEADVPKDFATFLRILRKYRSLADFLPSEEA is encoded by the coding sequence ATGCCTTCCGCATTTACGGTCCGGGACCTGACCGGAAGAAAACGCCGCATTGAGATACTGTACGAGGACGAGCATCTCCTGGCCCTGAATAAGCCGGCTCCCCTTCTCACCCTTCCCGACCGCTGGGATCCCAAACGGCCTAACCTGCTTCGCTTGCTCCAGGAAGCGCGTGGGGACGATTCGGTATTTGTCGTGCATCGCCTGGACGCCGGGACCAGCGGGGTCATCGTGTTCGCCAAGACACGGGAGGCCCACCGCCTGCTGTGCCACCAGTTTGAGAGCCGGCAGGTCAAGCGTCTGTACGAGGCCATCGTGATCGGAAATGTGGAGAAGGACCGGGGACGTATCCTCAAGCCCATCGCGCCCCACCCTAAGAAACCCGGCCTGGTGATCGTGAGTGCACGCGGCAAGGAGGCCATCACCGACTACGAGGTGATCGAACGGTTCGTCGGCTACACCTACCTTCGCCTTCGTCCCCGGACTGGGCGGGCTCACCAGCTGCGAGTGCACCTGCAGGCCATCGGACATCCGATTGCCACGGACCCCGACTACGGGGGGCGCCAGAGCCTCTACCTGTCGGAGTTCAAGGGAGGATTTGTCCTTGACGAAGGGGAGGAGGAAAGGCCGTTCATCGCTCGGCCCAGTCTTCACGCAAGGCTCCTCGGCCTCAAGCACCCCGCTACGGGAAAGCGGCTCGACCTCGAAGCAGACGTACCCAAGGATTTTGCCACTTTTCTGCGCATCCTCCGCAAATACCGCAGCCTGGCGGATTTCCTTCCGTCTGAGGAGGCTTGA
- a CDS encoding rRNA pseudouridine synthase, protein MLAGKEKSRVAELLERRPTFDDGRPHAWVTLARALSKMGVMSRRQAMGTIWSGRVKVNGVTVKKHNVWVDLFHDEIQLDGRVLREPRDHVYLALYKPVNVMCARFDRMGRPTVYDYLPKLERWIFPIGRLDYDSEGLILLTDHGQLGERIASPEYHVPKTYRVKVSGQVTEETLDKLRNGMDIGGYVTLPAKVHVLRRNKSSCWVEITICEGKNRQIRRMLGRCGHQVLRLIRVRVGPVRLAGLKPGQWRYLTEKEVARLKRAARLA, encoded by the coding sequence GTGCTGGCCGGGAAAGAAAAGAGCCGGGTGGCTGAACTTCTGGAGCGGCGCCCCACCTTTGACGACGGCAGGCCCCACGCCTGGGTCACTCTGGCACGGGCCCTGTCCAAGATGGGTGTAATGTCCCGTCGCCAGGCGATGGGCACCATCTGGTCCGGTCGCGTCAAGGTTAACGGCGTGACCGTGAAGAAGCACAACGTCTGGGTGGACCTCTTCCACGACGAGATTCAGCTGGATGGGCGGGTGCTACGCGAGCCGCGCGACCACGTCTACCTCGCCCTCTACAAGCCCGTGAACGTCATGTGTGCCCGCTTCGATCGGATGGGGCGCCCCACGGTGTACGATTACCTCCCGAAGCTCGAGCGCTGGATCTTTCCCATCGGCCGCCTGGACTACGATAGCGAGGGCTTGATCCTGCTCACCGACCACGGCCAACTGGGGGAGCGGATCGCTTCGCCCGAATATCACGTGCCGAAGACCTACCGCGTAAAGGTGTCCGGCCAGGTCACGGAGGAGACCCTGGACAAGCTTCGCAACGGCATGGACATCGGGGGGTACGTGACGCTTCCGGCTAAGGTGCATGTCCTGCGCCGAAATAAGTCCAGCTGCTGGGTCGAAATCACGATCTGTGAGGGCAAAAACCGCCAGATCCGCCGCATGCTGGGGCGCTGCGGGCATCAGGTGCTTCGGCTCATTCGTGTTCGGGTGGGGCCCGTCCGTCTGGCCGGGTTGAAGCCCGGCCAATGGCGTTACCTCACCGAGAAGGAAGTGGCCCGTCTCAAGCGTGCGGCGCGTCTGGCATGA
- the groL gene encoding chaperonin GroEL (60 kDa chaperone family; promotes refolding of misfolded polypeptides especially under stressful conditions; forms two stacked rings of heptamers to form a barrel-shaped 14mer; ends can be capped by GroES; misfolded proteins enter the barrel where they are refolded when GroES binds), protein MAKEIVYSEQAREDLLRGMEILANTIKVTLGPRGREVMMEKKWGPPVVTNDGATIAKELEVDRTLENVGLRMLREVCKKTQDEAGDGTTTAVVLAQAIYREGYKEVAAGANPAALRRGIEKAVARVVEELKRMATKISTYEEMKRVATLAAKNDEFIGKLIADAIQKVGAEGAITIEEAKGTETQLEIVEGMRFDRGYLSPYFLTKPETMEAILEEPFILIHDKKISAIKDILPVLERVAETGKSLLVIAEEVEGEALATLVVNKVRGTLRCAAVKAPGYGDRRKAMLQDIAILTGGRVISEEVGLKLENTRLEDLGRADRVIIDKDNTTIVGGKGKKEEIEGRIKSLKVQMEETTSDYDREKLQERIARLSGGVAVLRIGAPTEVAMKELKARAEDSLAATRAALEEGILPGGGVAYLRAAHVLDKVEDEAEGDEKLGVRLVRRALSAPLRQLAENAGWDPAVVYEKVREGTGNYGFDVEREVFCDMMEAGIVDPAKVLRVALQNAASASAVLVMTEAVVVEKPKPKKKAKTPPPPEY, encoded by the coding sequence ATGGCGAAGGAGATCGTCTATTCGGAACAGGCGCGTGAGGATCTGTTGCGCGGGATGGAGATTCTGGCGAACACCATCAAGGTGACGCTTGGTCCACGGGGCCGCGAGGTGATGATGGAGAAGAAGTGGGGTCCTCCGGTAGTGACCAACGACGGCGCCACCATCGCTAAAGAGCTGGAGGTCGATCGGACGCTCGAGAATGTGGGCCTCCGCATGCTCCGTGAGGTGTGCAAGAAGACCCAGGACGAGGCGGGCGACGGCACAACCACAGCGGTAGTCTTGGCGCAGGCCATCTACCGGGAAGGCTATAAGGAAGTAGCCGCGGGAGCCAATCCGGCCGCCCTGCGCCGGGGGATCGAGAAGGCCGTGGCCCGCGTCGTGGAAGAGCTGAAGAGAATGGCCACCAAGATCTCGACCTACGAGGAAATGAAGCGCGTGGCTACCCTCGCCGCGAAAAACGACGAATTCATCGGTAAGCTCATCGCAGACGCCATCCAGAAGGTCGGGGCCGAGGGGGCCATCACCATTGAAGAGGCGAAGGGGACCGAGACGCAGCTCGAGATCGTCGAGGGGATGCGGTTCGACCGCGGCTACCTCTCCCCCTACTTCCTCACCAAGCCTGAGACCATGGAGGCCATCCTGGAGGAGCCTTTCATTCTCATCCACGACAAGAAGATCAGCGCCATCAAGGACATCCTGCCTGTGCTGGAAAGGGTCGCGGAGACCGGCAAGTCCTTGCTGGTGATCGCGGAGGAGGTAGAGGGCGAAGCTCTTGCCACCCTGGTGGTGAACAAGGTGCGCGGCACGCTGCGGTGTGCTGCGGTCAAGGCCCCGGGCTACGGCGACCGCCGGAAGGCTATGCTGCAGGATATTGCGATCCTCACCGGCGGCCGGGTGATCAGCGAGGAGGTCGGACTCAAGCTTGAAAACACGCGCCTCGAGGACCTGGGCCGCGCTGACCGCGTGATCATCGACAAGGACAACACCACCATCGTAGGCGGCAAGGGCAAGAAAGAGGAAATCGAGGGCCGCATCAAGTCCCTCAAGGTCCAGATGGAAGAGACCACCAGCGATTACGACCGGGAGAAGCTCCAGGAGCGGATTGCCCGGCTTTCGGGCGGCGTGGCCGTGTTGCGGATCGGCGCCCCCACGGAGGTGGCTATGAAGGAGCTGAAGGCGCGCGCTGAGGACTCCCTGGCGGCCACCCGCGCGGCCCTTGAGGAAGGGATTCTCCCCGGCGGGGGTGTGGCCTACCTGCGTGCGGCCCACGTGCTCGACAAGGTGGAGGATGAGGCCGAGGGCGATGAGAAACTCGGCGTGCGTCTGGTCCGCCGCGCCCTGTCCGCTCCCCTGCGACAGCTGGCCGAGAACGCCGGCTGGGATCCGGCTGTCGTGTACGAAAAAGTACGCGAAGGGACGGGCAACTACGGCTTCGACGTGGAACGGGAAGTGTTCTGCGACATGATGGAAGCAGGCATTGTGGATCCAGCCAAGGTGCTGCGTGTAGCCCTGCAGAACGCCGCCAGCGCGAGCGCGGTGCTGGTCATGACGGAGGCGGTGGTGGTGGAAAAGCCGAAGCCCAAGAAGAAAGCGAAGACCCCTCCGCCTCCGGAGTATTGA
- a CDS encoding P-loop NTPase produces the protein MDHFFVSSGRFTKGPFTAEDLRRLVQSGELQLEDSVWSADEDRWVEVASLEPVRELLGEVHAQERTAPKRILALASGKGGVGKTVLSASIATALAAAGRKVLLVDGDVGGPDLHIQFGLEPARGEGSGTVPRATWAPVPTEIPNLELLATEPGVLGAAQATASQRLRLLRAIHSSDAEEVVLDLGAGTNYLILDLFVSADLPILVATPDPLSLHEAFNLVKLGLLWKLLGRNPRSAARWDGLLGKGPDGRGITLRTPIPEIVARLEQQKPEVAERWKAVLAGWHPQLILNMVRDNKERKEAGALQIACKELLGVDLGYLGHVDWDPTVREAINHYRPFILHNPGGPAARSLARLVAVRFLGKGQFQGFFEARKIRRTTGELGNEIARTEPVAEVICSYRCSYWGDCEFQQGGQPCPVRQFEAVFRTGMTSS, from the coding sequence ATGGACCACTTTTTCGTCAGCAGCGGTCGATTCACCAAGGGTCCGTTCACGGCAGAGGATCTGCGCAGACTGGTGCAAAGCGGAGAGCTACAGCTGGAAGACAGTGTGTGGTCCGCAGATGAGGACCGGTGGGTGGAAGTAGCCAGTCTGGAGCCAGTCCGCGAGCTGCTCGGCGAAGTCCACGCCCAGGAACGCACGGCTCCGAAACGAATTCTTGCCCTCGCCAGTGGCAAAGGGGGAGTGGGGAAGACTGTCCTGAGCGCCTCCATCGCCACGGCCTTGGCTGCCGCGGGTCGCAAGGTCCTGCTCGTGGACGGGGACGTCGGGGGACCGGATCTGCACATTCAGTTCGGCCTGGAGCCAGCTCGCGGCGAGGGAAGTGGTACGGTACCGCGGGCGACATGGGCCCCCGTGCCCACCGAGATCCCGAATCTTGAACTCCTCGCGACCGAGCCGGGGGTGCTGGGTGCGGCCCAGGCCACGGCGTCCCAGCGGCTGCGGCTTCTCCGTGCGATCCACTCCTCCGACGCAGAGGAGGTCGTGCTGGACCTGGGGGCTGGCACCAACTATCTCATCCTGGATCTTTTTGTCAGTGCGGATCTTCCCATCCTGGTCGCGACACCCGATCCGCTTTCCCTCCACGAAGCCTTCAACTTGGTCAAGCTTGGCCTGCTGTGGAAGCTGCTGGGCAGAAATCCCCGTTCCGCCGCTCGCTGGGACGGTCTCCTGGGAAAAGGTCCGGATGGACGGGGAATTACTCTTCGCACCCCCATCCCGGAGATTGTGGCCAGGCTCGAACAGCAGAAGCCGGAGGTAGCCGAACGCTGGAAGGCAGTGCTTGCCGGCTGGCATCCGCAGCTGATTCTGAATATGGTGCGCGACAACAAGGAGAGGAAAGAGGCCGGTGCCCTCCAGATCGCCTGCAAGGAGCTGCTTGGCGTAGATCTCGGCTATCTCGGGCACGTGGACTGGGATCCCACGGTCCGGGAGGCGATCAACCATTACCGGCCTTTCATCCTGCACAATCCCGGCGGGCCGGCAGCGCGCAGTCTGGCTCGGTTGGTGGCGGTCCGGTTCCTGGGTAAGGGCCAGTTTCAGGGGTTCTTCGAGGCCCGCAAGATCCGCAGGACCACGGGGGAATTAGGGAATGAGATCGCACGGACGGAGCCGGTGGCGGAAGTAATCTGCTCCTATCGATGCTCCTACTGGGGGGACTGCGAGTTCCAGCAAGGGGGTCAACCTTGTCCCGTGCGTCAGTTTGAGGCGGTGTTCCGTACCGGAATGACTTCGTCATGA